Proteins encoded together in one Terriglobus saanensis SP1PR4 window:
- a CDS encoding NHL repeat containing protein, whose protein sequence is MKRSLICAGTILVGLTLLSGCGNSSNNGIGSTTPATPPTPLVAGGAANIVVVQNNTLNVATASDSILKFSTATNGIVAPATSITGPAGFFLSGVATDSTGNVYVTAVSTTTSVSEILVYDANATGAATPMRTITSTSLIFPIGITVDSAGSIYVSDAPSNSLSNLSNPSSIFVFDPKANGVSIPTRTITGAATLLNQPLSLAVDTAGNLYVSDLVQLGISVFSPTATGNVAPASTISGPATGLVFPANGVALDASNNIYVSSADPTGNFGVVAEFAAGATGNVAPIKTVGGATLGANQGLGGVEVDSVGNIYTVGVFGAFNSFFELAAFAPTATGDVTPAILDTASAFNISNFGLLAIH, encoded by the coding sequence ATGAAGCGATCTTTAATCTGTGCGGGCACGATCCTGGTCGGCCTGACTCTCCTGTCTGGTTGCGGTAACAGCTCCAACAACGGTATCGGATCGACCACACCTGCCACACCCCCGACACCTCTGGTTGCGGGAGGCGCGGCGAATATCGTGGTCGTGCAGAACAATACGCTCAACGTAGCCACTGCCTCAGACTCCATCTTGAAGTTCAGCACCGCCACAAACGGGATTGTTGCGCCCGCCACCAGCATCACCGGACCCGCGGGCTTCTTCCTTAGCGGCGTCGCCACCGATAGCACAGGAAACGTCTACGTCACCGCCGTCAGCACCACCACTTCGGTTTCAGAGATCCTTGTCTACGACGCCAACGCGACAGGGGCCGCCACACCCATGCGCACCATCACCTCCACGTCGCTCATCTTTCCCATCGGCATTACCGTGGATAGCGCTGGAAGCATCTATGTCTCGGACGCTCCGTCCAACAGCCTCTCCAATCTCTCCAACCCGTCTTCCATCTTCGTCTTCGACCCCAAAGCCAACGGAGTTTCCATCCCGACGCGGACGATCACCGGAGCGGCCACGCTGCTCAATCAACCGCTCTCGCTCGCAGTGGATACGGCCGGCAACCTCTACGTCTCCGACCTGGTCCAACTCGGCATTTCGGTCTTCTCGCCCACCGCGACGGGCAACGTCGCGCCCGCGAGCACCATTAGCGGACCCGCCACGGGACTGGTATTCCCGGCGAACGGCGTCGCTCTCGACGCCAGCAACAACATCTATGTCTCCTCCGCCGATCCCACCGGAAACTTCGGCGTGGTCGCCGAATTCGCCGCGGGAGCCACCGGCAACGTCGCCCCCATCAAGACCGTTGGAGGCGCCACGCTTGGAGCAAATCAGGGGCTAGGCGGTGTGGAGGTCGATTCCGTCGGCAACATCTATACCGTTGGGGTCTTCGGCGCGTTCAACAGCTTCTTTGAACTCGCCGCCTTCGCCCCCACCGCCACCGGAGACGTCACTCCAGCCATCCTGGACACAGCTTCGGCCTTCAACATCAGCAACTTCGGCCTC
- a CDS encoding pyridoxal phosphate-dependent aminotransferase, which translates to MGLKVSDLAPRALQSEIRAMTAECQRMGGVNLAQGVCDTDPPEVVLREAKAAMDAGFNQYTRMEGIERLRVAVAAEVSARHGLGVDPEGEVLITSGATGAFHATAMALLNPGDEVIVFEPFYGYHPGTLRALRMVPVVVSLTGDDWALDIDAMRAAVTERTRAVLINTPGNPSGKIFSLAELEAVATLALEHNLFVFTDEIYEHFTYGKRPHIPMRTLPGMRERTITMSGYSKTYSVTGWRIGTVVADARWTPSISYFHDMTYVCAPAPLQHGVAAGLETLDAGFYKGLATEHLSKRTMLVEALLDAGLTPHLPEGAYYILADVSRLPGETASEKARWLLRETGVAGVAGSAFFRPGGGEGLMRFCFAKKDAELKEACERLGALRG; encoded by the coding sequence ATGGGATTGAAGGTAAGCGATCTGGCACCGCGTGCGTTGCAAAGCGAGATCCGTGCGATGACGGCGGAGTGCCAGCGGATGGGTGGGGTGAACCTGGCTCAGGGCGTCTGCGACACCGACCCCCCGGAGGTCGTTCTGCGCGAAGCGAAGGCGGCGATGGATGCGGGCTTCAACCAGTACACGCGGATGGAGGGGATTGAGCGGCTGCGTGTGGCGGTGGCGGCGGAGGTCTCCGCGCGGCATGGCTTAGGCGTGGATCCCGAAGGCGAGGTGCTGATTACGAGTGGGGCGACGGGCGCCTTTCACGCAACGGCGATGGCCCTGCTGAACCCCGGCGACGAGGTGATCGTCTTCGAGCCGTTCTATGGCTACCATCCGGGGACGCTACGTGCCCTGCGCATGGTGCCGGTCGTTGTTTCTCTTACAGGAGACGACTGGGCTTTGGATATTGACGCGATGCGAGCAGCGGTTACAGAAAGAACGCGGGCGGTGCTGATCAATACGCCGGGCAATCCTTCCGGGAAGATCTTTTCCCTTGCGGAGCTGGAGGCCGTTGCGACCCTCGCACTGGAGCACAACCTCTTTGTCTTTACAGATGAGATCTACGAGCACTTTACCTATGGCAAACGGCCGCATATCCCGATGCGGACGCTACCGGGGATGCGCGAGCGCACGATCACGATGAGTGGCTACTCCAAGACGTACAGCGTGACGGGGTGGCGCATTGGAACAGTAGTTGCGGATGCGCGATGGACGCCTTCGATCAGCTACTTCCATGACATGACGTACGTCTGTGCTCCTGCGCCTTTGCAGCATGGCGTAGCTGCGGGGTTGGAGACGCTGGATGCCGGTTTTTATAAAGGGCTGGCGACGGAGCATCTTTCCAAGCGCACGATGCTGGTGGAGGCGCTGCTCGATGCAGGGTTGACGCCGCATCTGCCGGAGGGCGCGTACTACATCCTCGCCGACGTCTCGCGTCTGCCAGGGGAAACGGCTTCAGAGAAAGCGCGATGGCTGCTGCGCGAAACGGGTGTTGCCGGGGTGGCGGGGAGTGCGTTCTTTCGTCCCGGTGGAGGCGAGGGGTTGATGCGGTTTTGTTTTGCGAAGAAGGATGCGGAGTTGAAGGAAGCCTGTGAACGGTTGGGTGCGCTTCGCGGGTAA
- a CDS encoding DUF2252 family protein codes for MRISLQVKPAHRKEVLDDQRHLKMASSAHAYVRGNTIRFYEWLSKGNAPASLPSGPPIWICGDCHVGNLGPVANLDGQVEIQIRDLDQTVIGNPAHDLLRLGLSLAMAARSSDLPGVTTAFMLEAMIDGYLGELSSRHKKPDVNQIAPIQKVMQEAFNRKWKHLAEERIEDVTPTIPLGKRFWSLTGDEREHLRKFFEGEKARKLVQCLHQCDEGQPIQMLDAAYWMKGCSSLGRLRYAVLVGVGKKNRHGFRMIDIKEATRAAAPTAPNVEMPANNAERVVAGALALSPFLGERMLSSTFAGRQVVVRELRPQDMKFELAALTQQEAILSARLFASVVGKAHARQMSPDVRQAWAKQIKSRHSRGLEAPGWLWTSVVSLVADHEASYLEHCRQYALSRVG; via the coding sequence ATGAGGATCTCCCTGCAGGTAAAGCCTGCGCACCGCAAAGAAGTCCTCGACGATCAACGCCATCTCAAGATGGCCTCGTCTGCTCATGCCTACGTCCGTGGCAACACGATCCGTTTTTACGAATGGCTCTCGAAGGGCAACGCGCCCGCGTCTCTTCCCTCCGGTCCGCCCATCTGGATCTGCGGCGACTGCCACGTCGGCAATCTTGGTCCTGTAGCGAACCTCGACGGCCAGGTGGAGATCCAGATTCGCGATCTCGACCAGACCGTCATCGGCAACCCGGCGCATGATCTCCTTCGCCTCGGTCTTTCGCTCGCCATGGCCGCGCGTTCCTCCGATCTCCCCGGCGTCACCACGGCGTTCATGTTGGAGGCGATGATCGACGGCTACCTCGGCGAACTCTCTTCCCGCCACAAAAAACCGGACGTAAACCAGATCGCGCCCATTCAGAAGGTGATGCAGGAAGCCTTCAACCGCAAGTGGAAGCACCTTGCAGAGGAGCGCATCGAAGACGTCACCCCCACGATTCCTCTGGGCAAGCGCTTCTGGTCGCTCACCGGAGACGAGCGCGAACATTTGCGCAAGTTTTTTGAAGGGGAGAAGGCACGCAAGCTGGTGCAATGCCTTCATCAGTGCGACGAGGGACAGCCCATTCAAATGCTCGACGCCGCGTATTGGATGAAGGGCTGTTCTTCGCTGGGACGTCTGCGCTACGCCGTCCTCGTAGGCGTAGGCAAGAAGAACCGCCACGGCTTCCGCATGATCGACATCAAGGAAGCCACACGCGCCGCAGCACCCACCGCTCCGAACGTAGAAATGCCCGCAAACAATGCCGAGCGCGTTGTGGCGGGTGCCCTCGCACTCTCACCCTTCCTCGGCGAGCGCATGCTCTCATCCACCTTCGCTGGACGTCAGGTCGTAGTGCGAGAACTTCGTCCGCAGGATATGAAGTTCGAACTCGCCGCGCTTACGCAGCAGGAGGCCATTCTCTCCGCGCGCCTCTTCGCCTCCGTAGTCGGCAAAGCCCACGCCCGTCAGATGTCCCCGGATGTCCGCCAGGCTTGGGCGAAGCAGATCAAGAGCCGCCACAGCCGCGGCCTGGAAGCCCCCGGCTGGCTCTGGACCTCGGTCGTGTCGCTCGTAGCCGACCACGAAGCCAGCTATCTCGAACACTGCCGCCAGTACGCCTTAAGCCGTGTGGGCTAA
- a CDS encoding HAD family hydrolase, whose product MSKLQAVLCDVDGTLIDSNAAHAEAWMKTLAHFGIHVDFNEMLHQIGKGGDKVIPAYVPARDLERLQPRIKEHRAGVFHRDYLPNLQPLPHARDLLVRMKENGLRIAVASSTDKEDLAAYKKIAQIEDLTEGDTTSADASSSKPDPDIFQAAIGKLGLSAAHCIALGDTPYDIEAAGKAGVSTIAVCSGGWTREELSGAVAIYEDVADLYRNYDSSPLAR is encoded by the coding sequence ATGAGTAAATTGCAAGCTGTCCTGTGTGATGTCGACGGGACCCTGATCGACTCCAATGCCGCCCACGCCGAAGCGTGGATGAAAACGCTTGCCCACTTCGGCATCCACGTCGACTTCAACGAAATGCTGCACCAGATCGGTAAGGGCGGAGACAAGGTCATCCCCGCCTACGTTCCCGCGCGCGATCTCGAACGCCTGCAACCGCGCATCAAAGAGCATCGCGCCGGCGTCTTCCATCGCGACTATCTCCCCAATCTGCAGCCACTACCGCATGCGCGCGACCTGCTCGTGCGTATGAAAGAGAATGGCCTTCGCATCGCAGTGGCTTCGTCTACGGACAAGGAAGACCTCGCAGCCTACAAAAAGATCGCGCAGATCGAAGACCTCACCGAGGGCGACACCACCTCAGCCGACGCCAGCAGCTCCAAGCCGGACCCCGATATCTTTCAGGCAGCCATTGGCAAGCTGGGCTTGAGCGCAGCGCACTGCATCGCTCTGGGCGATACGCCCTACGACATTGAAGCAGCAGGCAAGGCAGGCGTTTCCACCATCGCCGTATGCTCCGGCGGTTGGACACGCGAAGAGCTATCCGGTGCAGTGGCAATCTACGAGGACGTCGCCGATCTTTATCGCAACTACGACAGCTCTCCCCTGGCCCGATGA
- a CDS encoding UBP-type zinc finger domain-containing protein: MKSCSHLETITEPKPNTKGCEECLKMGDSWVHLRLCEECGHVGCCDDSKNKHATKHFHHTKHPIMRSLEPGETWGWCYVDEVMLDFS; encoded by the coding sequence ATGAAGAGCTGCAGTCATTTAGAGACAATTACGGAACCGAAGCCCAACACCAAGGGTTGTGAAGAATGCCTGAAGATGGGCGATAGCTGGGTGCATCTCCGCCTGTGCGAGGAGTGCGGGCATGTGGGATGCTGCGACGACTCAAAGAACAAGCATGCGACGAAGCACTTTCATCACACAAAACACCCCATCATGCGCTCCCTGGAACCGGGAGAGACATGGGGATGGTGCTATGTGGATGAGGTGATGCTGGATTTCTCGTAG
- a CDS encoding type IV pilus twitching motility protein PilT yields the protein MSTYENDLSRLVEELNRSVPSEAVRAKSASFHTVVAEAAKEGASDLLLIAGSAPILRIQGGLHPAKSSSPLTDGQIRDMLLPLLSPAQSERLERQRAIDLSLLRPPTGRLRANLHYQRGSLAASIRLLPAEIPTLESLHLPTSLAMLAERRQGLVLLTGPTGCGKSSTMAALVERMNARRRDHIITIEDPIEYQHTNRNSIVEQIQVGQDTPSFAEAVRAVLRQNPDVIVVGEMRDRDTIAAALTAAETGHLVLSSIHTNDAAQTISRILDSFPLNDQSQVRQQLSLALLAVVAQQLVPGIGGGRFPATEIMVATSAIRNLIRTGADHQIRSHITSGREEGMLTMEQSLADLVRARRITPETAVAHCYNRGEMNSLLGASLL from the coding sequence ATGTCGACCTATGAAAACGACCTCTCGCGGCTGGTCGAGGAGCTTAATCGATCCGTTCCCTCCGAAGCGGTACGCGCAAAGTCCGCTTCCTTTCACACCGTCGTGGCGGAAGCTGCAAAGGAGGGCGCATCCGATCTACTACTGATCGCTGGCTCAGCCCCCATCCTGCGCATCCAGGGCGGGCTGCATCCGGCAAAGTCCTCTAGCCCGCTCACCGACGGCCAGATACGCGATATGTTGCTGCCACTGCTCTCTCCTGCGCAGTCCGAGCGCCTGGAACGGCAGCGTGCCATTGACCTCTCGTTGCTGCGGCCACCCACAGGCAGGCTCCGTGCAAACCTGCACTACCAACGCGGATCGCTTGCCGCCAGCATCCGCCTTCTGCCCGCGGAAATTCCCACATTAGAATCGCTCCACCTGCCCACGTCGCTCGCCATGCTGGCCGAACGTCGCCAGGGCCTCGTGCTGCTCACCGGTCCAACAGGTTGCGGCAAATCCTCCACTATGGCCGCGCTGGTCGAACGCATGAACGCGCGCCGACGCGACCACATCATCACCATCGAAGACCCCATTGAATATCAGCACACCAACCGCAACAGCATCGTCGAGCAGATCCAGGTAGGCCAGGACACGCCGAGCTTCGCCGAGGCTGTTCGTGCCGTCTTACGTCAGAATCCCGACGTCATCGTCGTCGGCGAAATGCGTGACCGGGACACCATCGCTGCCGCACTCACCGCTGCGGAGACAGGCCACCTCGTCTTGTCTTCCATCCATACGAACGATGCCGCGCAGACGATCTCGCGCATCCTCGACAGCTTTCCTCTCAACGATCAGTCCCAGGTACGCCAGCAACTCTCACTCGCGCTGCTTGCCGTCGTCGCGCAACAGCTTGTTCCCGGCATCGGTGGCGGCCGCTTCCCGGCCACCGAAATCATGGTCGCTACGAGCGCCATCCGCAATCTGATACGAACCGGGGCAGACCACCAGATCCGTTCGCACATTACCTCCGGCCGCGAAGAAGGGATGCTCACCATGGAGCAGTCGCTCGCCGACCTTGTGCGCGCACGTCGCATCACACCTGAAACAGCAGTGGCCCACTGCTACAACCGTGGCGAAATGAACTCGCTGCTGGGAGCATCGCTGCTTTAG
- a CDS encoding 2-dehydropantoate 2-reductase has translation MANIAIIGVGAIGSTIAAALQQTGRHKLVLCTRRALTHPRVETPSGTVEIQALNLTDPTQSLPEGWSADWVLVVTKTYATEAAAAWFPLLLSPETKVAILQNGVEHRDRFPDLAQHRVAPVIVQYPAERKPDGDILQRNPVSLDVENTEAARAFAALFAPGEVRTHEDFLSIAWRKLCVNAAGVVSALTLRPVAILQQEAPARLAKEIAEECAAVGRAEGATLPEDVGQYLRDFYAAISPDSINSLLADRQAGRPMESDARNGVIVRLGEKHGIATPLNRMAVTLLEAK, from the coding sequence ATGGCAAACATAGCAATCATTGGCGTAGGAGCCATCGGCAGCACCATCGCCGCAGCCCTTCAGCAAACCGGCCGCCACAAACTCGTCCTCTGCACGCGCCGTGCGCTCACGCATCCGCGCGTGGAAACACCTTCCGGCACCGTCGAGATCCAAGCGCTCAACCTGACCGATCCCACACAGTCTCTACCCGAGGGCTGGAGCGCGGACTGGGTCCTTGTCGTCACCAAGACCTATGCCACAGAGGCCGCAGCCGCGTGGTTCCCTTTGCTTCTCTCGCCGGAGACGAAGGTCGCCATCCTGCAGAACGGCGTCGAACACCGCGACCGCTTCCCGGATCTCGCGCAGCACAGGGTCGCCCCCGTCATCGTGCAGTATCCCGCGGAACGAAAGCCCGATGGCGATATCCTCCAGCGCAATCCCGTCTCACTCGATGTAGAAAACACGGAGGCGGCCAGGGCCTTCGCCGCTCTCTTCGCTCCTGGAGAAGTCCGGACCCACGAAGATTTTCTCTCCATCGCCTGGCGCAAGCTCTGCGTCAACGCTGCTGGCGTAGTCTCCGCGCTCACACTGCGCCCCGTAGCGATTCTTCAGCAGGAAGCCCCTGCACGTCTCGCAAAAGAGATAGCGGAAGAGTGTGCCGCAGTCGGCCGCGCCGAAGGTGCAACTCTTCCCGAAGACGTGGGCCAGTACCTCCGCGACTTCTACGCCGCAATCTCACCCGACTCCATCAACTCGCTCCTCGCGGACCGGCAGGCAGGTCGTCCCATGGAGAGCGACGCACGCAACGGCGTCATCGTCCGTCTGGGAGAAAAACACGGCATCGCGACTCCACTGAATCGCATGGCCGTCACGCTGCTCGAAGCGAAGTAG
- a CDS encoding type II toxin-antitoxin system RelE/ParE family toxin: MKIELTPAASKSIADERAFYQKKAAPEISDRFLTAVRQALALIEQHPAIGKKSNIQNSSLGEVRQLALNQYPYAVFYRCEKNRTLILDVIHGARDAERKLMQP; the protein is encoded by the coding sequence GTGAAGATCGAACTGACGCCAGCGGCTTCGAAGTCGATCGCCGACGAACGAGCTTTCTATCAAAAGAAAGCAGCCCCTGAAATCTCCGATCGGTTTCTCACTGCAGTCAGACAGGCGCTCGCTCTCATCGAGCAGCATCCTGCGATCGGCAAGAAGAGCAATATCCAGAACTCTTCGCTCGGAGAGGTGAGACAGTTGGCTCTGAATCAATATCCATACGCCGTCTTCTATCGCTGTGAGAAGAACAGAACGCTCATCCTTGACGTCATCCACGGGGCTCGAGATGCAGAGCGGAAGTTGATGCAGCCCTAA
- a CDS encoding SDR family NAD(P)-dependent oxidoreductase, whose product MSAEKTTFPKGKIAIVTGGSRGLGRNTVLHLAQRGVHSIFTYNSNRAEADKVVAAVRETGAKAVALQLETGNIGSFDAFVQSVQKALAELGAERFDYLVNNAGTSHHAAFDKVTEEELDGLYNVHFKGVFFLTQKLLPLINDGGRIVNISSGLTRVSYPGSSAYASMKGAVEVLTRYLAKELGGRGIAVNTVAPGAIATDFSGGMVRDNPEINKLVADATALGRVGVPEDIGPMIAALLSEDNRWVNAQRIEVSGGMGL is encoded by the coding sequence ATGTCAGCAGAGAAAACTACATTCCCCAAAGGAAAAATCGCAATCGTCACCGGCGGAAGCCGCGGTCTCGGACGCAACACGGTGCTCCATCTCGCCCAGCGGGGCGTCCACTCGATCTTCACCTACAACTCTAATCGTGCAGAAGCCGACAAGGTCGTCGCCGCAGTCCGAGAGACAGGAGCCAAGGCCGTCGCGTTGCAGCTTGAGACCGGCAACATCGGTTCCTTCGACGCGTTCGTGCAGTCTGTACAGAAGGCGCTTGCGGAGCTGGGAGCGGAGCGCTTCGACTATCTCGTCAACAACGCCGGTACCTCGCACCACGCTGCCTTCGACAAGGTCACCGAGGAAGAGCTTGACGGCCTCTACAACGTCCACTTCAAAGGGGTCTTCTTCCTGACCCAAAAGCTCCTGCCGCTGATTAACGATGGTGGCCGCATCGTCAACATCTCTTCGGGGCTCACACGTGTGTCCTACCCTGGCAGCTCCGCCTACGCCTCCATGAAGGGAGCGGTCGAGGTGCTGACGCGTTACCTGGCGAAAGAACTCGGTGGACGCGGGATCGCAGTCAACACGGTTGCGCCCGGTGCGATCGCGACGGACTTCAGTGGCGGCATGGTTCGCGATAATCCGGAGATCAACAAGCTTGTCGCGGACGCGACGGCGCTCGGTCGCGTCGGCGTTCCGGAAGACATCGGCCCGATGATCGCCGCTCTGCTCTCAGAGGACAACCGTTGGGTCAATGCGCAGCGGATTGAAGTCTCAGGCGGCATGGGGCTTTAG
- a CDS encoding AraC family transcriptional regulator encodes MDGLLEAVRRYTQAQAGESPFRTAIEGLTILRSDHEKRPNHLLYKPALCITVQGAKRAIFGDQRFDYRAGQALVVSVEMPGHGTVVQASPSEPFLGVILELNLGILREVLDELETPPVASPRVTRGVFVTDFDGPLAECALRMVRLLDTPKAIPVLYPAIMREICYWLLTGPHGGEVVKMTLTNSHTQGILSAIHLLRHRFAEPIRIEELATVAQMSPSAFHRQFKAITSMTPLQYQKQLRLIEARRLMVSDALNVETAAFQVGYESPSQFSREYSRMFAMSPRRDVASLKPTAA; translated from the coding sequence ATGGATGGATTGCTGGAAGCGGTCAGGCGTTACACCCAAGCGCAGGCTGGGGAGAGCCCGTTTCGGACGGCGATCGAAGGGCTCACGATCCTTCGATCCGATCACGAAAAGCGTCCGAACCACCTCCTCTACAAGCCCGCTCTCTGCATCACTGTGCAGGGCGCGAAGAGGGCCATCTTTGGAGATCAGCGGTTCGACTATAGGGCCGGCCAGGCTCTGGTCGTAAGCGTCGAGATGCCCGGGCACGGCACGGTGGTCCAGGCAAGCCCGAGCGAGCCCTTTCTGGGTGTCATCCTTGAACTCAACCTTGGCATCCTGCGTGAAGTTCTGGACGAACTGGAGACACCGCCGGTTGCGAGCCCCCGTGTGACACGGGGCGTCTTCGTGACGGACTTCGACGGCCCACTCGCGGAGTGCGCACTGCGGATGGTGCGTCTGCTGGACACGCCCAAAGCGATCCCTGTGCTGTATCCCGCGATCATGCGCGAGATCTGTTACTGGCTCCTAACGGGGCCACACGGCGGCGAAGTCGTGAAGATGACGCTGACGAACAGCCACACGCAGGGAATCCTCAGCGCGATTCATCTGCTGCGTCATCGCTTCGCGGAGCCGATCCGCATCGAGGAACTGGCAACCGTCGCGCAGATGAGTCCCTCGGCTTTCCATCGTCAGTTCAAGGCGATTACTTCCATGACACCGCTCCAGTATCAGAAGCAGCTTCGACTCATCGAAGCGCGGCGGCTGATGGTCTCCGATGCGCTCAATGTGGAGACAGCCGCGTTCCAGGTTGGCTACGAGAGTCCGTCACAGTTCAGCCGCGAATATTCGCGCATGTTCGCGATGTCTCCTCGACGGGATGTGGCCTCATTGAAACCAACGGCGGCGTAA
- a CDS encoding S41 family peptidase, whose translation MLLTLALASTLLQTPEPRPGPLAPEVVKAIDTHYLSAKEPPWKHLRAALLKAPQATVASLDRQLSSLHDADLRIVTSEQMKTMQAETAGHERGIGLVDFALTVAPDTGEAKVVTALVDSPAFRAGVLPGDVIVAVDGRPTRGLLHEELMFLLRGDLGKVQLTIRRGGKQAQRTVSKTEWDQPDVVFHRIEGTPHLGYLAIRLFTPEAGHKVRQAVASLASNGVNGCIVDLRNNPGGYLDAMAVAGSAFTEDVLGWKIRRDGTREPIQAKERSPTKMRLVVLINEGTASAAEELAAALRDTTGARLVGAKTYGRGQIQTYVKLTDDAGIVIPAATIESPHGFRFNRGNGLVPDLAVPATGAAEENNGDLSYRTGLTLLNQQNQGPPRTEKSFPLPN comes from the coding sequence ATGCTGCTGACGCTCGCTCTTGCCTCAACGCTATTGCAAACTCCAGAGCCTCGGCCGGGGCCTCTCGCGCCAGAGGTGGTCAAAGCCATTGACACTCATTATCTTTCTGCCAAAGAACCTCCCTGGAAGCATCTCCGCGCGGCACTCTTGAAAGCACCGCAAGCGACGGTCGCATCTCTGGATCGACAGCTCTCCTCCCTCCATGATGCGGATCTTCGCATTGTCACCTCGGAGCAGATGAAGACGATGCAGGCTGAGACCGCGGGGCACGAACGAGGCATCGGTCTGGTCGACTTCGCACTTACCGTCGCACCGGACACAGGCGAAGCAAAGGTGGTCACGGCGCTCGTAGACTCACCTGCGTTCAGGGCAGGCGTGTTGCCGGGCGATGTGATCGTGGCCGTTGATGGAAGACCTACGCGCGGGCTGCTTCATGAAGAACTCATGTTTTTGCTTCGAGGCGATCTCGGAAAGGTGCAGCTCACGATTCGTCGCGGCGGCAAGCAAGCCCAAAGAACAGTATCCAAAACAGAATGGGACCAGCCTGATGTGGTGTTCCATCGCATTGAAGGCACTCCTCATCTCGGCTATCTCGCCATTCGCCTTTTCACCCCGGAAGCGGGACACAAGGTGCGCCAGGCAGTCGCCTCGTTGGCTTCGAATGGAGTGAACGGGTGCATCGTAGATCTTCGCAACAACCCCGGCGGGTATCTCGATGCTATGGCCGTTGCAGGGAGTGCCTTCACGGAGGACGTGCTTGGCTGGAAGATAAGACGGGATGGCACACGCGAGCCGATTCAAGCAAAAGAGCGTTCGCCCACAAAGATGCGGCTCGTTGTCCTCATCAACGAAGGCACCGCAAGTGCCGCGGAAGAATTAGCAGCAGCCCTTCGCGATACAACGGGAGCTCGCCTGGTTGGAGCAAAAACGTATGGGCGAGGCCAGATACAAACTTACGTCAAGCTGACCGACGATGCCGGGATCGTGATTCCAGCAGCGACCATCGAAAGCCCTCATGGATTCCGCTTTAACCGGGGAAACGGACTCGTTCCGGATCTGGCGGTGCCAGCTACGGGAGCCGCAGAGGAAAACAACGGGGACCTAAGCTATCGAACGGGCCTGACCTTGCTGAATCAGCAAAATCAGGGCCCACCGAGAACAGAAAAATCTTTCCCCTTGCCAAACTAG
- a CDS encoding PadR family transcriptional regulator yields the protein MGKTIDLLPGTLDMLILKAVSLRPLHGYAVLQRIRQISGEVFDIPQGSLYPALYRLEHQALVAAEWGLSENNRKAKYYTLTTAGRRRLREETAGWNRLASGIASALNTQPEEV from the coding sequence ATGGGAAAGACCATCGACCTGCTTCCGGGGACATTGGACATGCTGATTCTGAAGGCCGTGTCCCTCAGGCCTTTGCACGGATATGCCGTCCTGCAGCGCATTCGTCAGATCTCAGGCGAGGTCTTCGATATCCCGCAGGGGTCGCTCTATCCAGCGCTCTATCGTTTGGAGCATCAGGCCCTGGTCGCGGCCGAGTGGGGTTTGAGCGAGAACAACCGCAAGGCCAAGTACTACACGTTGACGACCGCGGGACGCCGCAGACTGCGCGAAGAGACTGCTGGATGGAACCGTCTGGCGTCGGGTATCGCGTCCGCCCTGAACACTCAACCGGAGGAGGTGTGA